CTCGAAGAAGCCGATCTTCGGTTATCTCGGCATGGCCTACGCCATGGTCGCGATCGGCGCCGTCGGCTTCGTCGTCTGGGCCCACCACATGTACACGGTCGGCCTGTCGCTCGACGCACAGCGCTACTTCGTCTTCGCGACGATGGTCATCGCCGTTCCGACGGGTGTGAAGATCTTCTCCTGGATCGCGACGATGTGGGGCGGCTCGATCTCGTTCCGCACGCCGATGCTCTGGGCGATCGGCTTCATCTTCCTGTTCACGGTCGGCGGCGTCACCGGCGTCCAGCTCGCCAATGCCGGTCTCGACCGCTCGCTGCATGACACCTATTACGTCGTGGCCCACTTCCACTACGTTCTGTCGCTCGGCGCCGTCTTCGCGATCTTCGCCGGCTGGTATTACTGGTTCCCGAAGATGACCGGCTACATGTACAACGAGTTGGTCGCAAGCTGCATTTCTGGATCATGTTCATCGGCGTCAACCTGGTGTTTTTCCCGCAGCACTTCCTCGGCCTCGCCGGCATGCCGCGCCGCTACATCGATTATCCGGATGCCTTTGCCGGCTGGAACTATGTGTCCTCGATCGGCTCCTACATCTCGGCCTTCGGTGTGCTGATCTTCCTCTTCGGCGTCTTCGAAGCCTTCGCCAAGAAGCGCGTCGCCGGCGACAATCCATGGGGCGAGGGTGCGACGACGCTCGAATGGCAGCTGCCTTCGCCGCCGCCCTATCACCAGTGGGAACAGCTTCCGCGCATCAAGTAATTGCGCGGGTATCAGGACGCCGCATTCGTTACGGCGTCCTGGTATTCTGACATTCAGGACGGAATGATGACGGTTATCGACAATCACGGGGCGCTTGCAAAGGACGGCGAATTGTCGGAAGCGAGTGCGCGCGATTATTTCGAATTGCTGAAGCCGCGGGTGATGTCGCTCGTGTCTTCACCGCCTTTGCCGGCCTGGTGCTGGCGCCGGGCCACATCCATCCCGTCCTCGGCCTGATCGCCATTCTCTGTATCGCCGTCGGCGCCGGCGCCTCCGGCGCGCTCAACATGTGGTATGACGCGATATCGACGCCATCATGAGCCGCACCGCCAAGCGTCCGATCCCGGCCGGCCGCATCGCGCCCTCGGAGCGCTGGCCTTCGGCCTGGTGCTATCAGGCTTCTCGGTCGTCATCCTCGGCCTTGCCGTCAACTGGCTGTCGGCCGGCATCCTTGCCTTCACCATCTTCTTCTATGCCGTCGTCTACACCATGTGGCTGAAGCGCTCGACGCCGCAGAACATCGTCATCGGCGGCGCTGCCGGCGCCTTCCCGCCGATGATCGGCTGGGCCTGCGTCACCAACAGCGTGACGATCGAGAGCACCGTTCTCTTCCTGATCATCTTCCTGTGGACGCCGGCGCACTTTTGGGCGCTGGCTCTGTTCAAGATGCGCGATTACGAGGCCGTCGGCGTGCCGATGCTGCCGAACGTCGCCGGCGAGCGGGTAACCAAGCATCAGATCGTCGCCTATGCGGTGCTGACCGCGGTTTGCGGGATATTGCCCTCCTTCCTCGGTTTCGCAAGCTTCGGCTACGGCCTGGTGGCCGCCGCGCTCGGCGCGATCTTCATCTACTGTTCCATCGCCGTCTGGCGTATGCCCGACGGCGATCTGAAGATGATCCCGGCGAAGAAGCTGTTCGCCTTCTCGATCTTCTATCTTTTCGCCGTGTTCTCCGCCCTGATGATCGACCGGCTGGCTCGATCTTCGTCTCGCACACCGGAGGCTGGTTCTGATGGATCTCGTTAAGCTCACCGAAAAGCAGATGAAGTCGCGCCGCAACCGCAACATCGCCCTTGGGCTGGTGCTCGCCGGCCTTGTCGTTCTCTTTTACGCGATCACCATCGTGAAGATCGTGGGGGAATGGCCGGATGAGCGACAACGCCCCTGCACCGAAAAAGCCGGCCCGCAACAACGGCGCCGTCGTGATGATGTGCCTGAGCTTCGTTTTCGGCATGGGCGCGATGAGCTATGCCGCCGTGCCGCTCTACCGGATCTTCTGCCAGGTCACCGGCTATAACGGCACGACGCAGCGCGTCGACCAGGTGTCGAGCGTCGTGCTCGACCGCACGATGCGCGTCACCTTCGACGCCAATGTCGCGCCCGGCCTGCAATGGGACTTCAAGCCGGTCGAGCGCGAGGTCAATCCGAAGATCGGCGAGACGATCCAGGTTCATTTCACCGCCGAGAATCGCTCGAATGAGACGCAGCGCGGCCAGGCGGTTTTCAACGTCACGCCGGGTGAGGCGGGCGTCTATTTTCAATAAGGTGCAATGTTTCTGCTTTACGGAAACGGACCTGAAGCCGGGCGAAAAGCTCGACATGCCGGTGGTGTTCTACATCGACCCGGAAATCGTCAAGGCCGTGGAGTCCAAGGATATCCACACGGTCACGCTGTCATATACGTTCTACCCGAAAGAGGTCCGAAGCGTTGGCTTTGAATGAGGGTGAGCGGTAAAGAGTGAAAAGAAACTTTGATCAAGGCTCGTTTCCGGCTATGCCGGGAACGGAGTGAAGGAAGACATCCGGGGATAGCTACATGGCCGATGCTCATCAGAAGAATCACGACTATCACATCATCGATCCGAGCCCGTGGCCGATTCTCGCCTCGCTCGGCGCCTTCATCATGGCGATCGGCGGCGTCTGCTACATGCGCTACCTGAACGGCGGATCGTTCAAGGTCGCCGGCGCCGAACTCGCGAACCCCTGGCTCTTCTACATCGGCTTCGCACTGGTTCTCTACGTCATGTACGGCTGGTGGGCCGATACGGTGAAGGAAGCCCATGAGGGCGCCCACACCCGCGTCGTCTCGCTGCACCTGCGCTACGGCATGATCATGTTCATCGCTTCGGAAGTGATGTTCTTCGTCGCCTGGTTCTGGGCCTATTTTGACGCCAGCCTCTATCCGAACGAGGCAATCCAGGCTCGCGCCTGCTCTATACCGGCGGCACCTGGCCGCCGAAGGGCATCGAGGTTCTCGATCCCTGGCACCTGCCGATCTACAACACCGTCATCCTGCTGCTGTCGGGCACGACGGTCACCTGGGCGCACCATGCGCTGCTGCACAACGACCGCAAGGGCCTGATCCAGGGCCTGACGCTGACGGTGCTGCTCGGCATTTTCTTCTCCAGCGTCCAGGCCTATGAATATGCCCACGCGCCTTTCGCCTTCAAGAATTCGATCTACGGCGCGACCTTCTTCATGGCGAACCGGTTCCACGGTTTCCACGTCCTCATCGGCACCATCTTTCTGCTGGTCTGCCTGATCCGGTCGCTGCGCGGCGATTTCACCCCGAAACAGCATTTCGGCTTCGAGGCGGCCGCCTGGTACTGGCACTTCGTCGACGTCGTCTGGCTGTTCTGTTCTTCTGCATCTACGTCTGGGGCGGCTGGGGCGCGCCCGTCGCGGCCGGCTGATTGCAGCGATATTCAAGGAAAAGGCGGGCGGGTGCCCGCCTTTTTTGTGTGTGGTCCCCCATGCTCGGTTCTCGTCAGTCGGGAACGGAGCGGTTGCCGCAAATCTCTTCTCCCAGCGGGGAGAAGGTGCCGGCAGGCGGATGAGGGGCTACACGCACCACGCCCGTAACGCCTATCCCAGTAAGCGACATGGGCGAGACAATGCTGGCGCGGTCGCCCCCCGCAACGTTTGGAAAGACCTGTTTCTGCGGCCCCCTCATCCGCCCTACGGGCACCTTCTCCCGCTGGGGAGAAGGGGGAGTCGAGAGACCGCGGCATGCCTTTGCCCGTTTGGGCCTCGCCCGTTCTCACCGCCGCCGGCGATCCGTTCGAAAGCCGAGGGGTCGGAATGCCGAGATCCAATTGATGGCGGATCGCCTCGGCGCATTCGAGTGCCGTCAGCACCGACGTATCGACCTCCATGTCATAAATGCCCGGCCGGTGCACCTCGTCCTGCCAGCGCTGCACCGGCTCCGGCACAGGCGTCTCCTCGGTGGCTCTTACATACAGTGTCTCGCGGCCTTCCTGCTTGAATTCACGCCGCTGCATGATCGTCTCGATCGGACAGCGCACGCCGACGAACAGCACGGAAAAGCCATCTAGGCGCCGGGCGCAGTCGGCGAGAATGCCGAGCGGCTGTGAGTAGCTGTCGTGATGGCCGAGATCGGCCACCACATTGAGGCCAAATCCGGCATGGATGGCGATCGATTCATAAAGGGCCGCATAGAGGAACGGCACCAGGTCTTCGAGCTCCGGCCGCTCGCCGCCCGGCCTGGCCCGATGCCGGGCAGGTAGCGCTTCGGCGTCATATCATTGTAGCTGTCGACGCCGAGGTTGATCCACGGCCCCGCGAATTCGTCCTGGATTGCGCGGGCAATGCTGGATTTGCCGCTTCTGGGCGCACCGTTTCAAATAATGATCTGGCCGGCATGGTTGTCGTTGGTCATCCGTCTTCTTCTTCTGTTTGGCGCGAAATCACTGAGACGAAACCGCGCAGGCATTTCCATTCGGATGCGAATACTTTATGGGAGAGTTAAGGCAGGATGGACTGCCGAGAAGGAATGGCCAGAAGGAATGACATGAGCGAAGACAGCGCCCATTATCCCCCGTCGATCCGGTCAAGACAGGCATCAAGGGCTGCTGCCCGCGCTGCGGTCAGGGCAAGTTGTTCGACGGCCTGCTCGGGGTCAAGCCGCGCTGCGCTTCCTGCGGCCTCGATTATTCCTTCGCCGATGCGGCGACGGGCCGGCCGTCTTCGTCATCCTCATCGTCGGCTTCATCGTCATCGGCATGGTGCTGTGGCTGCAGGTGAATTATGGGCCGCCGATCTGGGTGCATATCCTGCTCTTCGGCCCGTTGACCATCATCCTGTCGCTTGCGACGCTGCGCTGGTTCAAAGGCATCCTGATCGCCATGCAATACCGCCACAATGCCCGCGAAGGACGCCTGAGTGACTGAATAGAGCATGCCATGCCGCGCCGCCGGCTGCCCGTCCTCACCGGCATCCTGGTGTTGATCGCCCTTGCCATCCTGATTTCGCTCGGCACCTGGCAGGTGGAGCGCCTCCACTGGAAAGAGGGCCTGATCGCCGATATCGCCGCGCGGCAGGCAGCGGCCCCCGTGCCGCTTGCCGATATCGAGGCGATGGCGGCAACGGCGGCGATATCGAATACCGCAGAGTCACCGCCACCGGCCGCTATATCAACAACAAGGAGCGCCACTTCTTCGCCACCTGGCGCGGCCAGACCGGCTTCTACGTCTATACGCCCCTGGAGCTTGCCGACGGGCGCGTGCTCTTAGTCAACCGCGGCTTCGTTCCCTATGACAACAAGGAGCCGGAAATGCGCATGCAGGGCCAGCTGACGGATCAGCAGGCCGTCACCGGTCTCGCCCGCGAAAAACTTCCCGGCAAACCCTCCTGGGTGGTGCCCGACAACGACGTCGCCAAGAACATCTTCTACTGGAAGGATCTCGACGTCATGGCCGAAAGCGTCGGGCTGGAGAAGGCCCGCGTCATTCCGTTTTTCGTCGATGCCGATTCAACTCCCAATCCGGCCGGCTTGCCGATCGGCGGCGTCACCCAGGTGGATCTGCCGAACGACCATCTGCAATATGCCTTCACCTGGTATGGGCTGGCCGCCGTGCTGATTGCCGTGGTGGGGATCTCCTGGTTTCGCAAGCCGGGCAAGCAGCCGGCGCAATAGTATCGCTTCAATTTCCACCTATATTGGGCTAGAGGTCCCTAAATCTCTCAATCCGGAACAGACATGAATATTGCGGCGAAACCTCCTTTGACGATCAGGCTCTGCGGGCCGCGCGCTTCTGCGCCGGCGTCGACCGCGCCATCCAGATCGTCGTGCTGGCGCTGAAATCCTATGGCGCGCCTGTCTATGTGCGCCACGAGATCGTCCACAATCGCTATGTCGTCGAGGGGCTGGAGGCCAAGGGCGCCGTCTTCGTCGAGGAGCTGGACGAAATCCCGGCCGAGCATCGCGCCCAGCCGGTGGTCTTTTCAGCCCATGGCGTGCCGAAATCCGTGCCGGAAGATGCGGTAAGCCGCAATCTCTTTTACCTCGACGCCACCTGCCCGCTGGTCTCCAAGGTCCACAAGCAGGCGATGCGCCACAATCGCCTTGGCCGCCATGTCGTCCTGATCGGCCATGCCGGCCACCCCGAAGTGATCGGCACGATGGGCCAGCTGCCCGAGGGTTCGGTGTCGCTGATCGAGACGATCGAGGATGCCGACGCCTATATTCCTGTCGACGCCGACAATCTCGGTTACGTCACCCAGACGACGCTGTCGGTCGATGATACCGCCGGTGTCATCGCCCGCCTGCAGGAGCGTTTTCCCAACCTGACGGCGCCGGCCGCCGACTCGATCTGTTATGCGACGACCAACCGTCAGGAAGTGGTGAAGCAGGCGGCCCCCGGCTGCGATCTCTTCATCATCGTCGGCGCGCCGAATTCCTCCAATTCCAAGCGCCTCGTCGAAGTGGCGCTGCGGGCAGGGGAAGAAATCGATCCTGGTGCAGCGCGCCGCCGAGCTTGATTGGGATGAGATCGGCGCGATTTCGACGCTCGGCCTTTCCGCCGGCGCCTCCGCCCCGAGGTCATCGTCAACGAGATCATCGAGGCCTTCCGCGCCCGCTTCGACGCCCGCGTCGAGCTGGCCGAAACGGTGCAGGAAACCGAGAATTTCCTGGTCAACCGCGAATTGCGCAGCATCGAGCTGACGGCGGCCGACATGGCCTTCGTCAACGGCTGATCCCCAGACGGAAATCCTATCGACGCCGGATGGTCGATCCGGTGGCCCAATAACCGCAATGCATGAAGGCGAGACCTCACTTGGCAGTCTATACCGATATCGCCGAAGACGATCTGAAGTGGTTCCTGACGGAGTATGACGCCGGCACGCTGCTCTCCTACAAAGGCATCGCCGAAGGCGTCGAAAATTCCAATTTCCTGCTGCATACCTCGAAGGATCCGCTGATTCTGACGCTTTATGAGAAGCGCGTGGAAAAGACCGATCTGCCGTTCTTTCTCGGCCTGATGCAGCATCTTTCCGCCCGCGGTCTTTCCTGCCCGCTGCCGCTGCCGCGCCGTGACGGCGCGCTGCTCGGCTCGCTCTCCGGCCGCCCGGCGGCGCTGATCTCCTTCCTCGAAGGCATGTGGCTGCGGAAACCGGAGGCCAAACATTGCCGCGAGGTCGGCCGGGCGCTGGCCGAAATGCATGTCGCCGGCGATGGTTTTGAACTCAAGCGCCCGAACGCGCTGTCGATCGACGGCTGGCAAACGCTCTGGGAGAAATCCGAGGCGCGCGCCGGCGAGGTCGAGGCCGGCCTGCAGGACGAGATCCGCGGCGAACTCGATTTCCTCGCCGCCGCCTGGCCGAAAAACCTGCCGGCCGGCATCATCCACGCCGACCTTTTCCCCGACAACGTCTTCTTCCTCGGTGACGCGCTCTCCGGCCTGATCGATTTCTATTTCGCCTGCAACGACCTGCTCGCCTATGACGTCTCGATCTGCCTGAACGCCTGGTGCTTCGAAAAGGACGGCGCTTACAACATCACCAAGGGCACAGCGATGCTCGAGGGTTACCAGAGCGTGCGCCCGTTGAGCGGCGAAGAGATTGCCGCTTTGCCGGTGCTGTCGCGCGGTTCGGCGCTGCGCTTCTTCCTGACGCGGCTCTATGATTGGTTGACGACGCCTGAAGGCGCCATGGTCACCAAGAAGGACCCGCTCGAATATCTCCGCAAGCTGCGTTTCCACCGCCAGATCAAATCGCCGGCCGAATACGGATTGAGCCTATGAAACACGTCGATATCTTCACCGACGGCGCCTGCTCCGGCAATCCCGGCCCCGGCGGCTGGGGCGCCGTGCTGCGCTATGGCGACGTCGAAAAGGAGCTTTGCGGCGGCGAAGCGGATACGACCAACAACCGCATGGAACTGCTGGCGGCGATCTCCGCGCTGCAGGCCTTGAAGAGCCCCTGCGAGGTCGACCTCTACACCGACAGCGCCTACGTCAAAGACGGCATCTCCAAATGGATTTTCGGCTGGAAGAAAAACGGCTGGAAGACCGCCGACAAGAAGCCGGTAAAAAATGCCGAACTCTGGCAGGCGCTCGAAGAAGCCCGCAACCGCCACACCGTGACGCTGCACTGGGTCAAAGGCCACGCCGGCCACCCGGAAAACGAACGCGCCGATGAACTCGCGCGCCGGGGCATGGAGCCTTTCAAGAAGGGCAAGGCGGTTTCGTTTTAGAAGCGCGGGCGATTGTGGGGATTACGCCTGCGCCCTGAAGGCTGCCCTCACCCTAACCCTCTCCCCGTAAAAACGGGGCGAGGGACGTGCCACGCGAGACGTTGGCGAGGGACCGAGAGGTCGCGGCATGCCTCCTTCGCCCGCAAGCGGGAGAAGGTGCCGGCAGGCGGATGAGGGGCAGGCGGCAATCTCCCTGGGTTGAGGATTTAACCGGGCAGGCAGCGGTCTAAGGTGACTTCATCGGGGCGCCATATCACGCCGCACCAGATGCTGGACGCCGTCTGGCATCGTCTCGATGAGGTCACGCAGCGGCATCGGTTGCAGATTGAACCGATCGAGCACGTCTCTGCTTGGCAAAGCCCAGCAAAATTCCAGATCGGCGCGCCGTCGCGGACACGGTGGACGATATCGGTTTCATGAAAGGGCAAGGCGCTCAGGAGCTCCGCCTCATAGTAGAAACCGACTTCATGAATCCTTCGTCCCGCGAATTCGAAAAAATTCTCGATGATGAAGCGCAACGGTCCGACCGTGGCCCGGCAGCCGATCTCTTCTTCGATTTCGCGTGCGAGCGTTTCGGCACCCGCTTCGTGAAACTCCACGCGTCCGCCGGGCAGGACCCAGAAAGCATCGCCGACGACGCGGTGGATCAGGATATGCCCATTGGCGCGGATCAATGCACCCGCCCGTAGTTGGAAGCGGGAATTGCTGGCATCCAGCACGATCATGGTTCGAGCGGCATCGTCCATGGTTTTGTGTCCTCCAATATGCGGCAAAAGGGCTTATCTCTGGTTTTGGAGGCCGACAATAGGCCAGATTGTCCCCCTCGCTCCTCATTCCTGTGCTCGTCACAGGAATCCAGCCACCGCGCGTCGGCGCGGTGAATGACTCATGTAACGCGAAAGAGTTTCTCGCGCCCAAGGACTTGGGCGCACTGGATTCCTGTGACGAGCACAGGAATGAGGGTGGAGATATAGTGGTGCCTCATGGCAGCGAAGCGGCCGTTTGGCACTTCTCGCGCTGCATCAGTGAAGTTCGCCGCGACACCCTTTTCCAGCAAACTCACCCCACTTACTACGCCGCCGTCGCAGCCCCCTGAATGAGCCGGTGCAGATATTCGAGCTTTGCGACGACGGGTGAGGACAGCACGAAGGGGTAGGAGTCCGGCTGGCCCATGCTGCGCTGGATGGCGTTGATCGCCAGGCTGAGCGGTACCCAGGCGCTGACCAGTTGTTCGGCGCTGCTTGCCCGGTAGGGGAGGAATCCACCTCGCCGGCGATTTCCTCATGGCCGCGCGGATCGATGGCGATGCCGAAGGCGCGGGCGGTTTCGAGTGTGTCGACGATATGGAGGTAATGGGCGAAACATTCGGCGAAATCTTCCCAAGGGTGGGAGGCCGCATAGGCGCTGATGAAATTGTCCTGCCATCCCAGGGGGCGCCGCCGGCATAGTGGTTTTGCAGGGCATATAATCCTGCCGTTCGTCGCCGAAGACGGCGCGGAATTCCGCCAGGCCGTCGCGGTCGCGCACCAGCTTGTTCCAGATGAAATGGCCGGTCTCGTGGCGGAAATGGCCGAGCAGGGTGCGGTAGGGTTCGTTCATCGAGCTGCGCGCCTGCTCGCGCGTGGCATCGTCGGCCTCGGCGGCGCGGATGGTGATCAGGCCTTCCTCATGGCCGGTCATGGCCGGCACGACATAGCCGTTGCTCTCGATCGAATCCTCGAGGAAATCGAAGACCAGGCCACCTTCAGGATCCTGCACCCGATCGGGATGCGGTAGCCTCCAGCGCAACAGCGAATAAAACAGATGACGCTGCGCCTGGCTGATGCGCCGCCAGCGATCGATGCCGTTCTGGGTATCGGTGTTCGGAACCAGCCGGTTATGGCGGCAGGCAACGCAGAATTCGCTGTCGCTGTCGCCGTCCACCAGCCAGTTGCAGATATCGAGACCGGCATTGGCGCAGAAGCGGACGTCGCGCTCGGGATTGGAAACAAGTTGCCAGAGCGTCTCGTCGCGCGGCTCCAGCGCATGCATGGCGAGATCACCCGGCCGGAAGCCGAGCCGATGGTTGCAGCGCACGCAATGGCGGTTGTCGAAGTGGACGACCTGATCGCAGTTGTCGCAGGCGAAAAGCTTCATCTTATGTCCCTGCCATGAGGGTGGGCGATTAAAAAATGCCTGCCGCGCGAGGGGCGCAGCAGGCATGGTTCTTAACGGATGAGCTTAGGGCTCAGAGCCGGTCGACAGCGCCCTTGAGCTTGTCCTTGACCTTGCCGGTTGCGACCTGGCCCTTGCCTTTGGCTTCCTGAACGGCGCCCTTGGCTTGCATTTCGCGATCATCGGTGGCTTTGCCGACGGCCTGTTTGGTCTTGCCGGCAATTTCGTTTGCCTTGCCCGAGATCTTGTCGCTGGTGCTACCCATATGTGATGTCTCCTTCGTCAAGCATGGGCCTCGTGCCCGTGTTTGCCGAAATGAAACGTCAGCCGGCGCAATTCGTTCCAGCCAGCTTTATCAGGCCAGCTTTATCAGGCCAGCTTTATCAGGCATGCCCCGCTTCGGCCGAAAGCATGGCGGCGGTCACGCCCATGCCGGCCAGCGCCCGCTCGTATTTGTCGTCGAGGCTGCGATCGAAGATCAGTTCCTCATTGGCCGGGCAGGTGAGCCAGCCATTGTTGACGACCTCGTTTTCGAGCTGGCCGGCGCCCCAAGAGGAATAACCGAGCAGCATCGTCGCGCGCGTCGGCCCATCGCCCTTGGAGATGGCGCGCACGATGTCGAGTGTCGCCGTCAGGCAGATGTCGTCGCTGACCGGGATCGAGGAGTCGCTGGAATAATCGTCCGAATGCAGCACGAAGCCGCGGCCGCTTTCCACCGGACCGCCGGTCTGGATCGGGAAGTCGCGGGCGCGCTGCGGCAGCACGATCTGATCTTCCTGCTTGATCATGTCGAGATGCAGCAGCACATCGGTGAAGGTGAGGCTCTGCGGGCGATTGATGACGAAGCCCATGGCGCCGGCATCCGAATGAGCGCAGATATAGATCACCGTGCGCGCAAAATTGCGGTCTTCGATGCCCGGCATGGCGATGAGGAACTGGCCATCGAAGAAGCCACGTTCCCGTCTGTTCTTCAGCGTCGATAAGGACATCGTTCCTCCTGCTGCCAACCGCACCGAGGCTTGACACGAGAAGCATGGGCCAATGTCACACATCAATCAACCAAAAATGAAGATTTAAATTGCCGCGACTTCTGGCGGCGAAACCTCAGTTTCGGTAAACCGTTGTTCCATGATGATTATTTCCTCGGTCTCGCGTCGGCTTTTCCTAGCGGTCT
This Rhizobium acidisoli DNA region includes the following protein-coding sequences:
- a CDS encoding YqgE/AlgH family protein, with protein sequence MSLSTLKNRRERGFFDGQFLIAMPGIEDRNFARTVIYICAHSDAGAMGFVINRPQSLTFTDVLLHLDMIKQEDQIVLPQRARDFPIQTGGPVESGRGFVLHSDDYSSDSSIPVSDDICLTATLDIVRAISKGDGPTRATMLLGYSSWGAGQLENEVVNNGWLTCPANEELIFDRSLDDKYERALAGMGVTAAMLSAEAGHA
- a CDS encoding CsbD family protein; translation: MGSTSDKISGKANEIAGKTKQAVGKATDDREMQAKGAVQEAKGKGQVATGKVKDKLKGAVDRL
- the rnhA gene encoding ribonuclease HI; the protein is MKHVDIFTDGACSGNPGPGGWGAVLRYGDVEKELCGGEADTTNNRMELLAAISALQALKSPCEVDLYTDSAYVKDGISKWIFGWKKNGWKTADKKPVKNAELWQALEEARNRHTVTLHWVKGHAGHPENERADELARRGMEPFKKGKAVSF
- a CDS encoding DUF983 domain-containing protein, whose protein sequence is MRPRLFLRRCGDGPAVFVILIVGFIVIGMVLWLQVNYGPPIWVHILLFGPLTIILSLATLRWFKGILIAMQYRHNAREGRLSD
- a CDS encoding homoserine kinase — translated: MAVYTDIAEDDLKWFLTEYDAGTLLSYKGIAEGVENSNFLLHTSKDPLILTLYEKRVEKTDLPFFLGLMQHLSARGLSCPLPLPRRDGALLGSLSGRPAALISFLEGMWLRKPEAKHCREVGRALAEMHVAGDGFELKRPNALSIDGWQTLWEKSEARAGEVEAGLQDEIRGELDFLAAAWPKNLPAGIIHADLFPDNVFFLGDALSGLIDFYFACNDLLAYDVSICLNAWCFEKDGAYNITKGTAMLEGYQSVRPLSGEEIAALPVLSRGSALRFFLTRLYDWLTTPEGAMVTKKDPLEYLRKLRFHRQIKSPAEYGLSL